A region of the Amycolatopsis sp. cg13 genome:
GCCGACTCGACGACCATCGTGCCGTAGCCCAGCATCCGGCCCCAGGCCGAACGCTGGTAGGTGAGGTCGGTGACCTTGCTGATCGGCATCATCAGCACCTTCGTGGTGAAGACGCCGGTGGTCATCACGAACCGTTTGTCGGTGACGACCAGCCGTTCGACCCACCATTCGATGATCACGTAGGCGAACCGCAGCACCACCGCCAGCGCGACGTACCAGAGGATGTTCTGCACCACCCACATCGAGGGCGGCAGCAGATACGACACCAGCACGCACACGATCAGCAGCGCGGCTGCTTCGAACGTGTCCCAGAGGAGCACCGCCCAGTGGCGGCGGATCCGGATGACCCGCCGCTCGGTGTCGAGGAGGTACTCGTCAGGGTCGCGTGGCGCGAACATAGTCCGAGGGTATCCCCTGCCGTCAGTGGAAGACGTTGCTGACGAACGTGATCACCGATTCGGCCGAGCTGCGGAGGAACTCAACAATGTTGCTGACAAGTCCCGCAGCATGTCCCGGCTGGGCGATCACGAAGAACAGCACCAACGCGATACCCACGAGTCCCGCAAGCTTCTTCGCGTTCACAGCGATCAATCCCGTCTCTTCCATGACACCCGGAAAACTGACTTTCTACGTTGTACCGCACTGACCACCCACGCGGGAGGAAAGTCCCGCGCATGGGTCAGCCAGCCGCTCGAAGTGTACCGTACGGCTACTCTCCGTGTACAGGTTCCTGAACGCTAGGGGGCGCGGCCAGGGTCGGCTACCTTCGCGGCATGGACGATCTCGAACGCTGCGTCGGCGGCATTGTGTTCGACGACCAGGGCAGACTCCTGCTCATCCGGCGCGCGAACGATCCAGGGAAAGGCCAGTGGTCACTGCCCGGCGGACGCGTGGAACCGGGCGAAACGGACCACGAAGCGGTGGTCCGCGAGCTCCGCGAAGAGACCGGACTGGACGTGAGACCGCACACATTGGCCGGGTCCGTCGTCCGCGGGGTCTACGACATCCACGACTACGAATGCACGTGGACCGGCGGAATCCTCACCGCGGGCGACGACGCCACCGACGCGCGGTGGGTCAACTCGGCCGAACTGGTCAATTTAGACGAAGCGGGCCACCTGGTGGACCAGCTCCTGATAACCCTGCGTGACTGGAATGAGTTGCCCGCCGCGTAACTCAGAGCGGTTATTTACGCATTGCCGACGACGGCGTCCGCGATTCGGAACGGATTGCGGAGTTGTCGGAAAGTTTCCCCATCGTTCAAGCATCCGCGATGAGCACGGAAAATGCGCGGAACGCGTATTCGATATCGCCGGACGCGCATCGGTTCGGGCATCGCAACCAGCTCGGAGCACTGTGACTGATGGGGTGAATGTGACACAGGTTACGCAGGGTGCGGAGGGGGGTCGTGAGTGGCGATCACGGTTCTAACCGGGATCGCCACTCACGAGACAGCTCAGGGCAGCCAGGTCATCCGCTGCCCGTGCGGCGCCGTCCGGGCCAGCGCGCGGGCCTCGGGTTTCCCGTTTATCCAGGTCGTCAGCCCGAGCACCGCCATCGCGGGCTCGCCGTCGGCCGAATCGCCCGAGGACAGGTCGTCCCGTCCGGGCAAGACCGTTTCCAGCCCAGCCTTGTAGAACTCCTGGCTGACCCACCACACCGGCCGGGTCGAGGACAGCCGCCCCAGTTCGGCCACGAAGTCCGCCCGCCGGTCCCAGACGTATGCCAGCGCGTGGCTCGTCAGCACCACCAGCGGCAGTTCCTCCGGCAGCCGCGCGGCCGCCGACGCAAGGTCGTCCACCGCGTCCCCGGCGATCAGCTCCGGGGTGTGCTTCCGCTGTTCCGCGGCAGCCGTGCGCAGCAGCCGGATCCGGTCGACCTGATCGGCCCAGACGCACGCCTCCAGCCACGCCAACTCGTCCTCGTCCGAAAGGTCCACCGGAGCCCGGTCCAGCCCCGCTCGGGCCGCGACAGCGACCTTCTTGGGCAGCTTGGGCAACTTCGCGCCGTCCGCGACATCGATCGCGCAGTGCAGCCCGACCGCGGCCTTAGCCGGGCCAGCGGTGAGCTGCTCGCCACCGTCGCACTGATAGCGGTAACCGAACCGGTCGAGCCCCAGCAGCAATCCCGCGCTGCAGCCGACCTCGAGCAGCGCGATCTTGCCGCCCGCTTCCTTCGCCGCCGCCGCGACCGCCGGGTACAGCAGGGCGGCGCGACGCACCTCGTTCGTCTGCGTGTAGCGGGTCGAGATGATCTCGCGAGCCTGGTCCGCGCGCTCCAGCAGGAACGAGCGGAACAACGGCCACGTCTCGCCGTCGACGCCGTCGAAACCGCCGACCGACGGGTAATAGCGCGACAGCGGATGAATCGGATCCGCCTGCACCAGCCGGTGCGCGGCGGCGAACAGCAAGGTGCCGCGCGCTTCTCCGCCGCGGGCGTCGGTCAGGAGCGCGGCGACGTCGTCGTCCTCGGCCGCGTGCGTGGCGAGGTGGTCGTACAGCGGCGAAACCCCGCGCGCCTCCGTCTCGGCGAACCTGCGCAGCGTCTGCTTGATCTTCTCCAGGGCGATGGCCACCCGTGCTCCTCTTCGCGGCGGATCGATCACTCGTGCGGCGTCGGGCGGCCGGGCTGTTCGCCGCCGCGGGTGTCGCCGTAGGACCGTTTCGGCACCATCACTTTGCGCCGGAAAATGCACACGATGGTGCCGTCCTGTTTGTACCCCCGTGTCTCGACATACACCACTCCCCGGTCGTCCTTGGACTTCGACGGGGTCTTGTCGAGCACCTCGGTCTCGCCGTAAATCGTGTCGCCGTGGAAGGTCGGCTTCACGTGCTTGAGCGATTCGACCTCGAGGTTCGCGATGGCCTTCCCGGACACGTCGGGCACCGACATGCCGAGCAGCAGCGAGTAGATGTAGTTGCCGACCACGACGTTCTTGCCGAAATCGGTCGTCTCGCCCGCGTAGTGCGCGTCCAGGTGCAGCGGGTGGTGGTTCATCGTGATCAGGCAGAACAGATGGTCGTCGTATTCGGTGACGGTCTTGCCGGGCCAGTGCTTGTAGACCGCGCCGACCTCGAACTCCTCGTAATACCGGCCGAATTGCACGCTTGCGCCTCCTGTCCGGGTAACACCTGCCGAACCAGGTGCGACACGTATCCGTGGTGAGGAGTACCCTCGACCATCGGTGATCGCGCGTCAACGCGACCCCTGCCACTTCGCACGCCCTGGCGTGCCCCGGCCGAAAGGAGGTGAGGAACCGCTCATGAGCAGTGGTGATAGTCCGCTCCCTAGTAGTACGTGCGTTCCCGCCCCGCCGGTCGGCCTTTCCCCTTCCTGGTAGGCCCGCGTCCGGGAACTCACGGTGCCGCCGGACGGACTCCGCAGTCCGCCTGGCCGTCGTCTTCGTGCTTCACGACGTCTGCCCAGGAGAACCCATGCCTGCCATTCCCTCGCTTGGCGGCCTTCGCGGCCGCGGCAACAACCGGGCCAAGGCCAATCTCGACCGGCCGATCCCGGTGCCGCTGTCGGCGTACGTCGTCGATTGCGCGGTGTATGTCGACGGCAAGCGGCTGCCCGGGCGCTGGACGCACGCCGAGGCGATCCGCGAGGTGCGCAAGCGGCACGCGGGTTTCGTCTGGATCGGCCTGCACGAGCCCGATTCCGACCAGATCCAGGGCATCGCGGACACCTTCGGCCTGCACGAACTGGCCGTCGAGGACGCGCTGGAGGCGCATCAGCGGCCGAAGCTGGAACGCTACGACGACACGCTGTTCCTGGTGCTGAAGACCGTCCGCTACGTCGAGCACCAGTCGCCGACCACGGCGAACGAGATCGTGGAAACCGGCGAACTGATGGTGTTCCTCGGCCGCGATTTCGTGATCACCGTCCGGCACGGCAACCACTCCGGCCTCGCCCGGCTGCGCCGTGACCTCGACGACGACCCGGAGCGGCTCGCCCTCGGCGCGGCGGCGGTCGTGCACGCGATCGCCGACCACGTGGTCGACCACTACCTGGAGGTCACCAGCCGGATCGAGGCGGACATCGACGAGATCGAGGCGCAGGTGTTCGCGCCGCGGTCGTCGGTGAGCGCCGAGCAGATCTACCTGATGAAGCGGGAAGTGCTCGAACTGCGGCGCGCGGTGGTCCCGCTCGCCACGCCGGTGTCGCGGCTCGCCGAGGGCTACACGCGGCTGGTGCCCGACGAGGTCCGCTCGTATTTCCGCGACGTCGCCGACCACCTCGCGACGGTGTCCGAACGCGTCGCGGCGTTCGACGAACTGCTCAGCACCCTGGTCGACGCGACAGTCGCGAAGATCTCGCTGCAGCAGAACACCGACATGCGCAAGATCACCGCGTGGGCGGCGATCATCACGGTGCCCACGATGGTCGCGGGCATCTACGGCATGAACTTCGACTACATGCCCGAGCTGCATTGGCAGTTCGGCTATCCGATCGTGGTCACGATCATTCTCGCGATCTGTCTGCTGCTGTACCGAATATTCCGGAAGAACGGCTGGCTGTAGCCACCCTCGCGGTCCCCCTTTCTTCCCCCGGTTGCAGGAGGTTTGTCTCGTCATGTCCCGGTTGCTGTCCAACCTCAAGTTCTGGGCCCTGGCCCTCTGCCTCGTGTGGATCGTCGGCATCGTCGCGATGATCGCGCTCAACCCCGGGTTCGCGCACGGCATGAAGTGAAGCCGCGTGCGCCGTAACCTTGGCGCATGCCGAAAGCGCTGGTGGTGGCCGACGAGGCCGACGAGCGGCTGTGGACCTCCGCGGTCCGCTCGCTGCGGGTCGACCTCGTCGTCGCCGCCGGCGATCTGCCGTTCGCGTATCTCGAGTTCCTCGCCGGCATGCTCGACGTGCCGTGCGTGTTCGTTCCGGGCAATCACGATCCGGACCTGAGCGGCTTCACCCGTTACGGCGGACTGTCCATGAAGGACGGTTTCCCGACCGAATGGCCCGGCCCGGCCGGCGGAATCAACGCCGACGGCCGGATCGTCGACGTCGCCGGTCTGCGCATCGCCGGGCTCGGCGGTTCCATCCGTTACCGCGACGGCCCGAATCAATGGACGCAACGCCAGCAGGCGCGCCGGGCCCGGCGGCTGGAACGGCGTTTCCGGTGGCGGAAATGGCGCGATGGCAACGGAATCGACATCCTGCTGACGCATTCGCCGCCGCGGAATCTCGGCGACCGCGAAGATCCGCCGCACCAAGGTTTCACCTGCCTGCACCGCACGATCGAAACCCTGCGGCCGCAATGGCTGCTGCACGGACACATCCATCCGCACGGCGAACCGGTGCCCGACCGCGTGGCAGGGCATACCCGGATCCGCAATGTGGTGGGCTATCAGGTGATGGAGTTCCCGCGATGACCCGACCGACCGGTTTCCCGCGCGCTGACGCCGAAAACGACTTCCTGCGAGCCCGCCGCCGGCAAGTGCTGTCGCGGCTTTCCACGTGGCTGCGCCGGGAACCCGACGACGTCAACATCATGCTGCCGTTCCACGAAGTGGTGCAGGCGCTCGGTTACGTCAGCGAAGCGCGGATCGGGACGCGAGTGATCACTTTGGACTCGATCGTCGGCACCGTGGACCGGAGCCGCGATTTCGACCGCCGCTTCCGTCCCACTTCCGCCCGGGTCCGGCAACGCTGGGAACGACTCGCGCTGGCCGCCCGCCGCGGCGAAGCGATCCCGCCGATCGAGGTGTACCGCATCGGCGAACTGCACTTCATCATCGATGGCCACCACCGGGTTTCGGTCGCACTGGCGCAGGGACTGTCCACAATAGAAGCTTCGGTGATTGCCGTGCGCACCAAGCTGAATCCGAGCGGCATCCGGTATCGCGGCGACCTGATCGTGAAGGACTACCGGCGGCTGTTCCTGGAACGAGTCCCGCTGTCCGGCCATGCCCGCGCTTCGGTGCTGGTGACGGATCCGTGGAACTACGCGCAACTCGGCGAACACGTCGAGGCGTGGGGTTTCCGGCTCATGCAAGACGAAGGCCGGTTCACCGACCGCGCGACCGTCGCGCAACGGTGGTTCGACGAGGAATTCACGCCGGTGGTGGCGATGCTCCGGCAAGCCGACCTGATCGGCGACCGCACCGAGGCCGAGGCGTACCTGTGGGTCGCGTGCGAGCGGTACCGGCTGATCCGGACGCACCGCTGGGACGAGGAGGTCATCGAAACGCTGCGCTCCCAGCAGTGACTTGTCAGGTCTCCCCTGACGTGTCAGGCTAGTCCTGACACTGGGAGGTTTTCATGACTTCGTACTGCTCGTTCTGCCTGAAACCGGCCGACGAGGTGGCCAAACTGATCGCCGGATCGGGCGTCTACATCTGCGATGGCTGCGTCGGGCTGTGCGGCCAGATTCTGGCCGGGGAACACGAGCCTGGAACGCCCGAGGTGACGCTGTGGGAGCGGAAATCGGACGAGGAAATCCTGGAGAGCATCCCGCGGATGGCGAAGGTGAGCGCGCAGACGGACGCGCGGATCCAGGAGCAGGTGGATTTGCTGCGGACGCGCGGGGTGGCGTGGGCGCGGATCGGCGAGGCGCTGGGCGTGACGCGGCAGTCGGCCTGGGAGCGGTTTTCCGCCGAGCGGAAATGAGACTGGCCCCCTCCCGTTTGGTGGCGGGAGAGGGCCGATCGATCTCAATGGCTTTGCGCGGCCCGTCCGGGCCGATCGATCTCGATGGCTTGCGCGGCGCGTCTGGGCCGATCGATCTCGATGGCTTGCGCGGCGCGTCTGGGCCGATCGATCTCGATGGCTTGCGCGGCGCGTCTGGGCCGATCGATCTCGATGGCTTGCGCAGCCCGTCCGCGCCGATCGAGCGTCGCGGGCGGCCGCCCCTTCAGACAGTTCGCTCGGCGGGTCAGTCGCTGGGGATGATGGCCCACAGGATCAGATATCCGATGAACTGCGGCCCCGGCAGCAGGCACGAGACCAGCGCGAGCACCCGGATCTTGCCCGGCGTGGTCCCGAAGCGACGGGCCAGCCCGGCGCAAACGCCGCCGATCATGCGCCCCTCTCGCGGCCGGCTCAGCCGGTGGGTGACAGGTGCGGTCATCGTGTTCCCCTCCCGTTTGGGTTCGTACCTCTATGTCACCACGACCGGCGCTGGGATACATCGCTCCGCGGGACGATCCGGACCCCTAAGGGGATGGGGCCCGGTACGGGGGAGGAATCGGGGTCGGGGCGGGGACTCGCAGCTCAACGGGCTGGCCGACCGCTACCCGGCGGCTTGCCATTCCCGGCTGACGCAGCCTTCCTCGTAAGCCCACGAACCGTCTGCCCGGCCCGCGTTGAGCACCCGCTTCGCCGCGACGAGATCGGCTTCCGGCGGGACGGTGAACCCGACCATGCCGAATTGGTCGAACCGTTCGCCCTCGAAACCGAACGGCGCGAAGCGGTCGAGCACGCGGCCCAAATCGCCCGCGAACGGGCCGTCCGGCCAGACGATCATCCGGATGGTGCAGTTCCCCGACCACTCCACCCGTTCGACGGGCCGCAGCACCCCGTCCGCGTCCGGCTCGACACGGAAGACGTCGCCCTCGGCCGCGTCGCGGGCGAACCACGGGACGTTGTCCAGCCGCACGTGGTCCGGCCGGTCCAGCGGAACCGCCCACAGCCCTTCACGGCTGAACGGCGGCCAATCCTCGCCGTCGGAGGGGAGTTCGAACACGACCTTGACGTGGGTCGGCTGATCTAGGTCGCTGGGTTGTTCAGGCACCGCGGAAGCTTGCCATTGTCTTCGTGCGGCGGAAACGCGGCCCGCCTCGCTCGATCACTGCGGCTGCGGCTGCGGCAGATTCTCGCTCGGTTCGGCGGACAAGCCGCCCTGGCCGCCACAGCCCGACGCGCCCGCCCGGCCTCGGCTCCCACTGATCGCCCACCGGCAACCCATGCCCCAGACCAATCCAGTTGCCCACCAGCAACGCACGCCCGACCGGGGCTCCCATCAACCGCCCACGCACCCACCGACCCAGGTGCCCGCCAGCAACTCGCACACCAGACCAATCCGGGCACTCGCCAGCAAGCCCCACGCCCGCCCGGCCCGGGCTCCCACCGACCCGCCTCACCCGGATGCCACCGACAACCTGCACACCCAGACCAATCCAGGCGCTCACCAGCAATCCCCGCACTCGCCCGGCCCAGGCTCCCCACCGACCGCCCAACCCGGGCTCGCCGACAACCCACGAACCAAACCGCCACGACTGCCCGGCGAAGCCCGCTCCCCATGTGCCCGTCAAAAACTCCCCGACCAGCGATGATGACTCAGCGAATTGTGGGATTTCCCGGCGGGGGCTGGATTTTTCGCCACTCACGGTGATACTGCACCCCGTGCGTAACCCACTCGGAGTCCTCGCGGTCGGCTGTTCGGTGCTTCTCGCCGCGAGCGTCGGATGTTCCGCGGAGTCCGCCCCGGCGGAGCAGGCGCAGTCCACGCCGGTGCCGCTCACCGCGATCGCGGCGCTCGGGGACTTCGCCACGCTCGATTACTGCAGCCTCCTCGACCCGAAGCGGCTCAAGAACACCACCGCCGACACGCCCGATTCCTCGTTCACCGCGTGCCAGGCGGACTTCGTCCAGGCCGGGCGGCCCCGCACGGTCACTGTCGGGCCGCTTGCCGCCGATCGCGATCCCAACATCAAGGCTTACGACTACGCGGGCAAGGTGCCGGACGGGGTTTCCGTTCAGCAGGCCGGTTTCGTGCCCGAACGGTCGTGCGGGCGGGCGATCACGTTCGCCGACGGGGTCCGGCTGGCCGTTTCGATCACCGACGGGGACGATCGCGGCAGTGCGGAGGACCGGTGCGCCGCGGCGGACGACGTCGTCGGCGGGGTGCTCGACGCGGTGACCGGCAATCGGGTGCGGCATCCGCAGTTGCCGGACCGGTCCTGGGGGCGGGTGGATTCCTGCGCGATCCTCGGCGCGTCCGGGGCGCAGGGCGGCGACGCGACGGCCGGGATCGCCGGGCATTCCTGCATTCTCGACAAGGTGAGCCTGGAGTTCGCGGTGGTGCGCCAAGCTCCGGCGGGGCCGTCGGAAACGCTCGGCAACCGGATGGCGCGGGTGGCCGCCGACGGGGCGTTCTGCCGGGTCCGGACGGTGCAGCCCTCCCCGGCCACCCCGGGACGCGCCGAGCAGGCGACGGTGAGCGTGGTCGACACCAGCGGTGCGGGCGGCGAGGCGGCTTGCCCGGCCGCACGCACCGCTGCTGCGACGGTCTTCTCGCGAATCCCCTGAGCGTCCGTGAAGGGCTCGCGAGGAGCCCTTCACAGACCGTCAGCTCAGTCGGAGTAGGTGAGGTTTCGCCCGTTGGACGGGTCGAAGAGCTTCACCTTGTCCGCGTCGAACGAGATCCGCAGGTCCTGGTTCTCCGCGGCGGCCGATTCGGCCGACAGCCGGGCCACGATCAGCGATTCCGCACCGGGGACGTCGGCCGAACCGCTGTCCGCGGCCAGTTCCGCCAGGTCGGCCGAGCTGGCGACCCCGCCGTCCACGGTGAAGTGCGCGAACTTCTCCGAACCCATCGACTCCAGCACGTCCACGTGCGCGGTGAAGGTCGCGCTCTCCCGGCCCGATTCGGCCAGTGCGGCGTCCTCGAAGTGCTCCGGGCGGATGCCCATGATCACCTCGCGCGGGGCGTCCGCCGCTTCGGCCATCCGGCGGATCCGGTCGGTGAGCGGGGTGGTGCCCAGCGAACTGCGGAGCTCCCCGTTTTCGAGCGTCGCGGGGACGAAGTTCATCGACGGCGAGCCGATGAATCCGGCCACGAACAGGTTCGCCGGGTTGTCGTACAGGAACTGCGGCGAACCGATCTGCTGCACGTACCCGGCCCGCAGCACCACGACGCGGTCGCCGAGGGTCATCGCCTCGGTCTGGTCGTGCGTGACGTACAGCGTGGTCGTGCCCAGCTGCTTCTGAATCTTGGACACCGAGGTACGCATCTGGCCGCGCAGTTTCGCGTCCAAGTTGGACAGTGGCTCGTCCATCAGGAACGCCTTGGGGTTGCGGACGATCGCCCGGCCCATCGCCACCCGCTGCCGCTGCCCGCCGGACAGGTTGGCCGGTTTGCGGTCGAGATGCTGGGTCAGGTCGAGGATCGTCGCCGCTTCCTCCACTTTGGACCGGACGATCTTGTCGTCCACTTTGGCCAGCCGCAGCGGGAACGCCATGTTTTCCCGCACGCTCATGTGCGGGTACAGCGCGTACGACTGGAACACCATCGCGATGTCCCGGTCCTTCGGGGCCTTTTCGTTGACCCGCTTGCCGTCGATGCGCAGTTCGCCCGAGGAGATGTCCTCCAGCCCGGCGACCATGTTCAGCGTGGTCGACTTCCCGCAGCCGGACGGGCCGACCAGGATGATGAACTCGCCGTCGGCGATCGTGATGTCCACTTCGGACACCGCGAGCGCGCCGTCGGGGTAGCGCTTGGAAACCTTGTCGAGAACGATTTCAGCCATGGGTCAGCCCTTCACCGCACCGGACGTCAGCCCCGCCACGATGCGACGCTGGAAAAACAACACGAACAGGATGATCGGCACCGTGATCACGACCGCAGCCGCGCACACCTGGCCAGTCGGGTCCTCGAACTGCGAGGACCCGGTGAAGAACGACAACGCCGCCGGCACCGTGCGCGACGACTCGGTGGACGTCAGCGAGATGGCGAACAGGAAGTCGTTCCAGCAAAGGATGAACACCAGGATCGCCGTGGTGAACACGCCCGGCGCGGCCAGCGGCGCGATTACCTTCCGGAACGCCTGCGCCGGCGTCGCGCCGTCCATCTTCGCCGCCTTTTCCAGCTCCCACGGGATTTCCCGGAAGAACGCGGACAGCGTGTAGATCGACAGCGGCAGCGCGAACGTGATGTAGGGCAGGATCAGCCCCGGCCAGGTGTCGAAAAGGCCGAGTCCGCGTTCGATGTTGAACAGCGGGGTGACCAGCGAGACCTGCGGGAACATCGCGATCAGCAGGGAAAGCCCTACCAGCAGTTGCTTCCCGGGGAAGTCCAGCCGGGCGATCGCGTACGCCGCCATCGTGCCCAGCACCACCGCGATGACCGTGGAGATCACCGCGATGCCGATCGAGTTCACCAGCGCGCGCAGGAACTCTGTGGTCTGGAAAATGTCCGCGTAATTCTTGAGCGTCCATTCCACCGGGATGAAATTGCCGTCGGTGAGCGTCGCTTTCGTCTTGAACGACAGCGAAAGCACCCACAGCACCGGGACGATCGCGAACACCAGCACCAGAATGTCGAGCAGGCCCCAGCCCACTTTGCGGCCGGTCGTGGCCGCACCTCCGATGGCCATCAGCGCTTCCCCCCGTCGTCCGTGCCGGGCGCGGCGGTGCCGAAGACCTTGATGAAGAGGAACGCGATGATCGCCACGGTGATGAAGATCAGCACCGCCATGGTGGAGCCGATCCCGAGGTTGAGCCCCTTGACCAGGTTGTCGTAGGTCTGCATGGACACCGATCCGGTGTCCTGCGCGCCGCCGGTGAGCACGTAAATGTTGTCGAAAATGCGGAACGCGTCGAGCGTGCGGAACAGCAGCGCGACGAGGATCGCCGGTTTCATGACCGGC
Encoded here:
- a CDS encoding PH domain-containing protein, with amino-acid sequence MFAPRDPDEYLLDTERRVIRIRRHWAVLLWDTFEAAALLIVCVLVSYLLPPSMWVVQNILWYVALAVVLRFAYVIIEWWVERLVVTDKRFVMTTGVFTTKVLMMPISKVTDLTYQRSAWGRMLGYGTMVVESAGQIQALNRIDYLPRPEEFYDTISELVFGDKQKQAERFSMIKAQRAARGKKPVG
- a CDS encoding NUDIX hydrolase is translated as MDDLERCVGGIVFDDQGRLLLIRRANDPGKGQWSLPGGRVEPGETDHEAVVRELREETGLDVRPHTLAGSVVRGVYDIHDYECTWTGGILTAGDDATDARWVNSAELVNLDEAGHLVDQLLITLRDWNELPAA
- a CDS encoding DUF2332 domain-containing protein, with product MALEKIKQTLRRFAETEARGVSPLYDHLATHAAEDDDVAALLTDARGGEARGTLLFAAAHRLVQADPIHPLSRYYPSVGGFDGVDGETWPLFRSFLLERADQAREIISTRYTQTNEVRRAALLYPAVAAAAKEAGGKIALLEVGCSAGLLLGLDRFGYRYQCDGGEQLTAGPAKAAVGLHCAIDVADGAKLPKLPKKVAVAARAGLDRAPVDLSDEDELAWLEACVWADQVDRIRLLRTAAAEQRKHTPELIAGDAVDDLASAAARLPEELPLVVLTSHALAYVWDRRADFVAELGRLSSTRPVWWVSQEFYKAGLETVLPGRDDLSSGDSADGEPAMAVLGLTTWINGKPEARALARTAPHGQRMTWLP
- a CDS encoding MaoC family dehydratase, with the protein product MQFGRYYEEFEVGAVYKHWPGKTVTEYDDHLFCLITMNHHPLHLDAHYAGETTDFGKNVVVGNYIYSLLLGMSVPDVSGKAIANLEVESLKHVKPTFHGDTIYGETEVLDKTPSKSKDDRGVVYVETRGYKQDGTIVCIFRRKVMVPKRSYGDTRGGEQPGRPTPHE
- the corA gene encoding magnesium/cobalt transporter CorA; this translates as MPAIPSLGGLRGRGNNRAKANLDRPIPVPLSAYVVDCAVYVDGKRLPGRWTHAEAIREVRKRHAGFVWIGLHEPDSDQIQGIADTFGLHELAVEDALEAHQRPKLERYDDTLFLVLKTVRYVEHQSPTTANEIVETGELMVFLGRDFVITVRHGNHSGLARLRRDLDDDPERLALGAAAVVHAIADHVVDHYLEVTSRIEADIDEIEAQVFAPRSSVSAEQIYLMKREVLELRRAVVPLATPVSRLAEGYTRLVPDEVRSYFRDVADHLATVSERVAAFDELLSTLVDATVAKISLQQNTDMRKITAWAAIITVPTMVAGIYGMNFDYMPELHWQFGYPIVVTIILAICLLLYRIFRKNGWL
- a CDS encoding metallophosphoesterase, with product MPKALVVADEADERLWTSAVRSLRVDLVVAAGDLPFAYLEFLAGMLDVPCVFVPGNHDPDLSGFTRYGGLSMKDGFPTEWPGPAGGINADGRIVDVAGLRIAGLGGSIRYRDGPNQWTQRQQARRARRLERRFRWRKWRDGNGIDILLTHSPPRNLGDREDPPHQGFTCLHRTIETLRPQWLLHGHIHPHGEPVPDRVAGHTRIRNVVGYQVMEFPR
- a CDS encoding chromosome partitioning protein ParB; the protein is MTRPTGFPRADAENDFLRARRRQVLSRLSTWLRREPDDVNIMLPFHEVVQALGYVSEARIGTRVITLDSIVGTVDRSRDFDRRFRPTSARVRQRWERLALAARRGEAIPPIEVYRIGELHFIIDGHHRVSVALAQGLSTIEASVIAVRTKLNPSGIRYRGDLIVKDYRRLFLERVPLSGHARASVLVTDPWNYAQLGEHVEAWGFRLMQDEGRFTDRATVAQRWFDEEFTPVVAMLRQADLIGDRTEAEAYLWVACERYRLIRTHRWDEEVIETLRSQQ
- a CDS encoding ClpX C4-type zinc finger protein, whose product is MTSYCSFCLKPADEVAKLIAGSGVYICDGCVGLCGQILAGEHEPGTPEVTLWERKSDEEILESIPRMAKVSAQTDARIQEQVDLLRTRGVAWARIGEALGVTRQSAWERFSAERK
- a CDS encoding PspC domain-containing protein is translated as MTAPVTHRLSRPREGRMIGGVCAGLARRFGTTPGKIRVLALVSCLLPGPQFIGYLILWAIIPSD
- a CDS encoding DUF4265 domain-containing protein, translated to MPEQPSDLDQPTHVKVVFELPSDGEDWPPFSREGLWAVPLDRPDHVRLDNVPWFARDAAEGDVFRVEPDADGVLRPVERVEWSGNCTIRMIVWPDGPFAGDLGRVLDRFAPFGFEGERFDQFGMVGFTVPPEADLVAAKRVLNAGRADGSWAYEEGCVSREWQAAG
- a CDS encoding ABC transporter ATP-binding protein — translated: MAEIVLDKVSKRYPDGALAVSEVDITIADGEFIILVGPSGCGKSTTLNMVAGLEDISSGELRIDGKRVNEKAPKDRDIAMVFQSYALYPHMSVRENMAFPLRLAKVDDKIVRSKVEEAATILDLTQHLDRKPANLSGGQRQRVAMGRAIVRNPKAFLMDEPLSNLDAKLRGQMRTSVSKIQKQLGTTTLYVTHDQTEAMTLGDRVVVLRAGYVQQIGSPQFLYDNPANLFVAGFIGSPSMNFVPATLENGELRSSLGTTPLTDRIRRMAEAADAPREVIMGIRPEHFEDAALAESGRESATFTAHVDVLESMGSEKFAHFTVDGGVASSADLAELAADSGSADVPGAESLIVARLSAESAAAENQDLRISFDADKVKLFDPSNGRNLTYSD
- a CDS encoding carbohydrate ABC transporter permease, translated to MAIGGAATTGRKVGWGLLDILVLVFAIVPVLWVLSLSFKTKATLTDGNFIPVEWTLKNYADIFQTTEFLRALVNSIGIAVISTVIAVVLGTMAAYAIARLDFPGKQLLVGLSLLIAMFPQVSLVTPLFNIERGLGLFDTWPGLILPYITFALPLSIYTLSAFFREIPWELEKAAKMDGATPAQAFRKVIAPLAAPGVFTTAILVFILCWNDFLFAISLTSTESSRTVPAALSFFTGSSQFEDPTGQVCAAAVVITVPIILFVLFFQRRIVAGLTSGAVKG